The following proteins are encoded in a genomic region of Streptomyces sp. NBC_01723:
- a CDS encoding alpha/beta fold hydrolase translates to MDLRLPRVRGLLRGPRRILSAAAAVVVLAGAGTWTAVAGDDPPPVHRADRVVEVGDGVRLDTSYFTAGSDGRRPAVLLAHGFGGSKADVRDQAERLAQDGYAVLTWSARGFGRSTGKIGLNAPDGEVADVSRLIDWLAGRPEVRLDGKGDPRVGMAGGSYGGAVALLAAGHDDRVDAIAPAITYWNLADALFPNGVFKKLWAGIFVNMGGGCEKFEPALCRMYQRVAEKGEPDAAAVKLLQARSPQAVGDRIDVPTLLAQGQTDSLFPLGQADAAAKAIRANGAPVDVDWVSGGHDGGDMETDRVEARTDAWFDRYLKGDESAGTGPAFRVSRTVGTGSGDGEPRLEGVSADSYPGLGREPRAIELRGREQTFENPAGAAPPAVSALPGIGGSGGLSQLSSLGVGISLDFPGQYAAFESAPLREDLQITGSPTATVRVQSTAEDAVLFAKVYDVGPGGAQQVLPSQLVTPLQVADARAGKDVTVTLPAVDHEVERGHKLRLVLASTDLGYASPAAPATYTVSLEGGLSVPTALGDTGATAGLPAWVWWAPLAGAAVAAALLLTARRRTSAPPPDPALADVPLQITGLTKRYTKSADRYAVRDLSFRVEKGQVLGLLGPNGAGKTTTLRMLMGLIAPDGGDIRVFGHAIAPGAPVLSRVGAFVEGAGFLPHLSGRENLELYWRATGRPAEDAHLDEALEIAGLGDALARAVRTYSQGMRQRLAIAQAMLGLPDLLILDEPTNGLDPPQIREMREVMIRYAAAGRTVIVSSHLLSEVEQSCTHLVVMDHGRLVQAGPVGEIVGSGDTLLVGTRTRVDAPLAEKVAALPGVASAAVTDGGLLVRLDSTGTARDLIPELVRLDVPVESVGPHRRLEDAFLTLIGDSA, encoded by the coding sequence ATGGATCTTCGACTGCCCCGCGTGCGAGGGCTGCTACGGGGGCCGCGGCGGATACTCTCCGCCGCGGCCGCCGTCGTCGTGCTCGCCGGTGCCGGGACCTGGACGGCCGTCGCCGGCGACGACCCGCCCCCGGTGCACCGCGCCGACCGGGTCGTGGAAGTGGGCGACGGAGTGCGCCTGGACACCTCGTACTTCACGGCCGGCTCCGACGGCCGTCGCCCCGCGGTCCTGCTCGCGCACGGCTTCGGCGGCAGCAAGGCCGACGTCCGGGACCAGGCGGAGCGCCTCGCCCAGGACGGGTACGCGGTCCTGACGTGGTCGGCGCGCGGCTTCGGCAGGTCGACCGGGAAGATCGGGCTCAACGCCCCGGACGGCGAGGTCGCCGACGTGTCCCGGCTGATCGACTGGCTCGCCGGGCGGCCCGAGGTCCGGCTGGACGGCAAGGGCGACCCCCGCGTGGGCATGGCCGGGGGCTCCTACGGCGGCGCCGTCGCGCTGCTCGCCGCCGGGCACGACGACCGCGTGGACGCCATCGCCCCCGCCATCACGTACTGGAACCTGGCGGACGCCCTCTTCCCGAACGGCGTCTTCAAGAAGCTCTGGGCCGGCATCTTCGTCAACATGGGCGGCGGCTGCGAGAAGTTCGAGCCCGCGCTCTGCCGCATGTACCAGCGCGTCGCCGAGAAGGGGGAGCCGGACGCCGCGGCGGTGAAGCTCCTCCAGGCGCGCAGCCCGCAGGCCGTCGGCGACCGGATCGACGTACCCACACTGCTGGCCCAGGGCCAGACCGACTCGCTCTTCCCGCTCGGCCAGGCCGACGCCGCCGCCAAGGCGATCCGCGCCAACGGCGCCCCCGTGGACGTCGACTGGGTCTCGGGCGGCCACGACGGCGGCGACATGGAGACCGACCGCGTCGAGGCCCGCACCGACGCGTGGTTCGACCGCTACCTGAAGGGCGACGAGTCGGCCGGCACCGGCCCCGCCTTCCGCGTCTCCCGCACCGTCGGCACCGGCAGCGGCGACGGCGAGCCCCGCCTGGAGGGCGTGAGCGCCGACTCCTACCCCGGCCTCGGCCGCGAGCCGCGCGCGATCGAACTGCGCGGACGCGAGCAGACCTTCGAGAACCCGGCGGGCGCCGCCCCGCCCGCCGTCTCCGCCCTGCCCGGCATCGGCGGCTCCGGCGGTCTCTCCCAGCTCTCCTCGCTCGGCGTCGGCATCTCCCTCGACTTCCCCGGCCAGTACGCGGCCTTCGAGTCGGCGCCCCTGCGCGAGGACCTCCAGATCACCGGCTCGCCCACCGCGACCGTCCGCGTGCAGTCCACCGCCGAGGACGCCGTGCTCTTCGCCAAGGTGTACGACGTCGGCCCCGGCGGCGCCCAGCAGGTGCTCCCCTCGCAACTGGTCACGCCGCTGCAGGTGGCTGACGCCAGGGCCGGCAAGGACGTGACGGTCACCCTGCCCGCCGTCGACCACGAGGTGGAGCGCGGCCACAAGCTGCGCCTGGTCCTCGCCTCCACCGACCTCGGCTACGCCTCACCGGCCGCCCCCGCCACCTACACCGTCTCCCTCGAGGGCGGCCTGTCGGTACCGACTGCCCTCGGTGACACCGGTGCGACGGCCGGGCTGCCCGCCTGGGTCTGGTGGGCGCCCCTCGCGGGAGCCGCCGTCGCCGCGGCCCTGCTGCTGACCGCCCGTCGCCGCACCTCGGCCCCGCCCCCCGACCCCGCGCTGGCCGACGTACCCCTCCAGATCACCGGCCTGACCAAGCGGTACACCAAGTCCGCCGACCGGTACGCCGTACGGGACCTGTCCTTCCGCGTGGAGAAGGGCCAGGTGCTCGGCCTCCTCGGACCGAACGGCGCGGGCAAGACGACGACCCTGCGCATGCTGATGGGCCTGATCGCGCCGGACGGCGGCGACATCCGCGTCTTCGGCCACGCCATCGCGCCCGGCGCACCGGTGCTCTCCCGGGTCGGCGCCTTCGTCGAGGGCGCGGGCTTCCTGCCCCACCTGTCCGGCCGGGAGAACCTGGAGCTGTACTGGCGGGCCACCGGACGCCCGGCCGAGGACGCCCACCTCGACGAGGCCCTGGAGATCGCCGGCCTCGGCGACGCGCTCGCCCGCGCGGTGCGCACCTACTCCCAGGGCATGCGCCAGCGCCTGGCCATCGCCCAGGCCATGCTGGGCCTGCCCGACCTGCTGATCCTGGACGAGCCGACCAACGGCCTCGACCCGCCCCAGATCCGCGAGATGCGCGAGGTGATGATCCGCTACGCGGCGGCCGGACGCACCGTCATCGTCTCCAGCCACCTGCTGTCCGAGGTCGAACAGAGCTGCACCCACCTGGTGGTGATGGACCACGGCCGGCTCGTGCAGGCCGGTCCGGTCGGCGAGATCGTCGGCTCCGGGGACACCCTGCTGGTCGGCACCCGCACGCGCGTGGACGCGCCCCTCGCCGAGAAGGTCGCCGCGCTGCCCGGAGTGGCCTCGGCGGCCGTCACCGACGGCGGCCTCCTGGTCCGCCTCGACTCCACCGGCACCGCCCGCGACCTCATCCCCGAACTCGTCCGCCTGGACGTGCCCGTGGAGTCGGTGGGCCCCCACCGGCGCCTTGAGGACGCCTTCCTCACCCTGATCGGAGACTCGGCATGA
- a CDS encoding APC family permease, with translation MTDTLRPAQTAATAPEDLGDHPDRSRTLKRSIGVVGGTLLTLSCVTPASTLFVVVPDLFGSLGTATALTIAVGSLLCVAVAFCYSELGTLIPSAGGEYAMVSTLAGRLAGWLVFVLSLLVVMIVPPVIAMGTADYLAPVVHLDPSLAGAGVMALATLAGLLDLRANAWITGVFLVLEVIAAAVVAVLGFAHGERGLGSLASMEVGGADGGADPVTGMLVVSGLAIALFVTQGFSTAVYLSEELEDPRRNVARTVLATLGISAVIILVPVVAITLGASDLAELTGGDIGAMVTAWSNSAVGTFVSLCVALAIINAGIVMVIQNSRVLFASARDKAWPAPVNRLFARLGRFGSPWVATLAVGVPGAALCFVDLDTLYGVTGVSVTGMYLLVAVAALLARRGVHRHAHAWRMPLWPAVPLLLVAVLAYVLTQQEAAHLLWTGGITAVATLYWALYLRPRRDTRWLVSVPDDVGDPAGP, from the coding sequence ATGACCGACACGCTCCGTCCCGCCCAGACCGCCGCGACGGCACCCGAGGACCTCGGGGACCATCCGGACCGGTCGCGGACGCTGAAGCGGTCCATCGGGGTCGTCGGCGGCACGCTCCTCACGCTCTCCTGCGTGACCCCCGCCTCCACGCTGTTCGTGGTGGTCCCCGACCTGTTCGGCTCGCTCGGCACCGCCACCGCGCTGACCATCGCCGTCGGCTCCCTCCTCTGCGTCGCCGTGGCGTTCTGCTACTCGGAGCTGGGCACCCTCATCCCCAGCGCGGGCGGCGAGTACGCCATGGTGTCGACCCTCGCCGGTCGGCTGGCGGGCTGGCTGGTCTTCGTGCTGTCCCTGCTGGTCGTCATGATCGTGCCGCCGGTGATCGCGATGGGCACGGCCGACTACCTCGCCCCGGTCGTGCACCTCGACCCGTCCCTCGCGGGCGCGGGCGTCATGGCGCTGGCCACCCTCGCCGGCCTGCTCGACCTGCGGGCCAACGCCTGGATCACCGGCGTCTTCCTCGTCCTGGAGGTCATCGCCGCGGCCGTCGTCGCGGTGCTGGGCTTCGCCCACGGCGAGCGCGGCCTCGGCAGCCTCGCCTCCATGGAGGTGGGCGGCGCGGACGGCGGCGCGGACCCCGTGACGGGGATGCTGGTCGTCTCCGGGCTCGCCATCGCCCTCTTCGTCACCCAGGGCTTCTCCACCGCGGTCTACCTCTCCGAGGAGTTGGAGGACCCGCGCCGCAACGTCGCCCGCACCGTGCTCGCCACGCTCGGCATCTCCGCCGTGATCATCCTCGTCCCGGTCGTCGCCATCACCCTCGGCGCCTCCGACCTCGCGGAGCTGACCGGCGGCGACATCGGTGCCATGGTCACCGCCTGGTCCAACTCCGCCGTCGGCACCTTCGTCAGCCTCTGCGTGGCCCTCGCCATCATCAACGCCGGCATCGTGATGGTCATCCAGAACTCGCGCGTCCTGTTCGCCTCCGCCCGCGACAAGGCGTGGCCCGCGCCGGTCAACCGGCTCTTCGCCAGGCTCGGCCGGTTCGGCTCCCCGTGGGTCGCCACCCTCGCCGTCGGCGTGCCCGGCGCCGCCCTGTGCTTCGTCGACCTGGACACCCTGTACGGCGTCACCGGTGTCTCCGTCACCGGCATGTACCTGCTCGTGGCGGTCGCCGCCCTGCTCGCCCGGCGCGGCGTCCACCGGCACGCGCACGCGTGGCGCATGCCCCTGTGGCCGGCGGTGCCCCTCCTGCTCGTCGCGGTCCTCGCCTACGTCCTGACCCAGCAGGAGGCGGCCCACCTGCTGTGGACCGGGGGCATCACGGCCGTCGCCACCCTGTACTGGGCCCTGTACCTGCGCCCGCGCCGGGACACCCGCTGGCTGGTCTCCGTCCCCGACGACGTAGGGGACCCCGCCGGGCCGTGA
- the mmsA gene encoding CoA-acylating methylmalonate-semialdehyde dehydrogenase has product MTNIVNHWIGGKSAEGASGTYGPVTDPATGAVTTKVAFASVDEVDAAVAAAKEAYLTWGQSSLAQRTSILFKFRSLLDAHRDDIAALITAEHGKVHSDALGEVARGLEIVDLACGINVQLKGELSTEVATRVDVSSIRQPLGVVAGITPFNFPAMVPMWMFPLAIACGNTFVLKPSEKDPSAAVKIAELLSEAGLPDGVFNVVHGDKVAVDRLLEHPDVKAVSFVGSTPIARYIHTTASANGKRVQALGGAKNHMLVLPDADLDAAADAAVSAAYGSAGERCMAISAVVAVGAVGDELVEKIRERAEKIKIGPGNDPTSEMGPLITKAHRDKVASYVEGAAAEGCEVVLDGTGHTVDGHEDGHWIGISLLDRVPTTAKAYQDEIFGPVLCVLRADTYEEGVALINASPFGNGTAIFTRDGGAARRFQLEIEAGMVGVNVPIPVPVGYHSFGGWKDSLFGDHHVYGNDGTHFYTRGKVVTTRWPDPADAPAGVDLGFPRNH; this is encoded by the coding sequence ATGACGAACATCGTCAACCACTGGATCGGCGGCAAGTCCGCCGAAGGCGCCTCGGGCACGTACGGGCCGGTGACCGACCCGGCCACCGGCGCGGTCACCACCAAGGTCGCCTTCGCCTCGGTCGACGAGGTGGACGCCGCGGTCGCCGCCGCCAAGGAGGCGTACCTGACCTGGGGCCAGTCCTCGCTGGCGCAGCGCACCTCGATCCTCTTCAAGTTCCGGTCGCTGCTGGACGCGCACCGCGACGACATCGCCGCGCTGATCACCGCCGAGCACGGCAAGGTGCACTCCGACGCGCTCGGCGAGGTCGCCCGCGGACTGGAGATCGTCGACCTGGCCTGCGGCATCAACGTGCAGCTCAAGGGCGAGCTGTCCACCGAGGTCGCGACCCGCGTCGACGTGTCCTCGATCCGCCAGCCGCTCGGTGTGGTCGCCGGCATCACGCCGTTCAACTTCCCGGCCATGGTGCCGATGTGGATGTTCCCGCTCGCCATCGCCTGCGGCAACACCTTCGTGCTCAAGCCGAGCGAGAAGGACCCGTCGGCGGCCGTCAAGATCGCCGAGCTGCTGTCCGAGGCCGGGCTGCCGGACGGCGTCTTCAACGTCGTGCACGGCGACAAGGTGGCCGTGGACCGACTCCTGGAGCACCCGGACGTCAAGGCCGTCTCCTTCGTCGGCTCGACCCCGATCGCCCGCTACATCCACACCACCGCCTCCGCCAACGGCAAGCGCGTGCAGGCGCTCGGCGGCGCCAAGAACCACATGCTGGTGCTGCCCGACGCCGACCTCGACGCGGCGGCCGACGCGGCCGTGAGCGCGGCCTACGGCTCCGCGGGCGAGCGCTGCATGGCGATCTCCGCGGTCGTCGCGGTCGGCGCCGTCGGCGACGAACTGGTCGAGAAGATCCGCGAGCGCGCGGAGAAGATCAAGATCGGCCCCGGCAACGACCCGACGTCCGAGATGGGCCCGCTCATCACCAAGGCGCACCGCGACAAGGTCGCCTCCTACGTCGAGGGCGCGGCGGCCGAGGGCTGCGAGGTCGTCCTGGACGGCACCGGTCACACGGTCGACGGCCACGAGGACGGCCACTGGATCGGCATCTCCCTGCTCGACCGGGTGCCGACCACGGCGAAGGCGTACCAGGACGAGATCTTCGGCCCGGTGCTGTGCGTGCTGCGCGCGGACACCTACGAGGAGGGCGTCGCCCTCATCAACGCCTCGCCGTTCGGCAACGGCACCGCGATCTTCACCCGGGACGGCGGCGCGGCCCGCCGCTTCCAGCTGGAGATCGAGGCCGGCATGGTCGGCGTGAACGTCCCGATCCCGGTCCCCGTGGGCTACCACTCCTTCGGCGGCTGGAAGGACTCGCTCTTCGGCGACCACCACGTCTACGGCAACGACGGCACGCACTTCTACACCCGCGGCAAGGTCGTCACCACCCGCTGGCCGGACCCGGCCGACGCCCCCGCCGGCGTGGACCTGGGCTTCCCGCGCAACCACTGA
- a CDS encoding condensation domain-containing protein → MRVCDIQRCEVRPGRLVEFTFSEATVGAMASLAPDPRPPAYIQESHIRTARSVREGGLFVPTWLGAAFDLPGRVDLDVLERALRGWTLRHETLRSGFRWAGDEMQRFTLREGDVSLRREVVGDFADAGALVRYLQNRFDTAADALRWPNLIYTAVVRDDSTSVYMAFDHTNVDAYSLQRIPEEIHELYTAGLTGRPVAGMPRGSYVDFCRQERRDADGIGDTHAIVARWREFIGRCGGRLPAFPVDLGLRPGDVLPAQKLVCEPLVDANAAAAFEAYCRPYGGSLVGILAATSLIVHELGGEPVYRTVVPFHTRLKSAWSDSVGWYVGGAPIEVPAARDFRGALETVRAELRANRSLARIPLARVLPLLGADFRPTSPDLYSIVSYVDARLLPGSSRWTESKAYGLIRVSYGDQVCVWVNRLHEGLWFACRYPDTDIAYKNVRRYVERLRDVIASVPTHDASPPPSRRPVDTTPLSLSGVGAAPGRT, encoded by the coding sequence ATGCGAGTTTGCGACATTCAGCGGTGTGAGGTGCGGCCGGGGCGGCTGGTCGAGTTCACATTCAGTGAGGCGACCGTGGGGGCCATGGCGTCACTGGCGCCGGACCCGCGGCCGCCGGCGTACATCCAGGAGTCGCACATCAGGACAGCGCGGTCGGTGCGTGAGGGTGGGTTGTTCGTGCCGACGTGGCTGGGGGCGGCGTTCGATCTGCCGGGCCGGGTGGATCTCGATGTGCTGGAGCGGGCGTTGCGGGGCTGGACGCTGCGCCATGAGACGCTGCGCAGCGGCTTCAGGTGGGCCGGTGACGAGATGCAGCGGTTCACGCTGCGCGAGGGCGATGTTTCGCTGCGGCGCGAGGTGGTCGGTGACTTCGCGGACGCGGGCGCGCTGGTCCGCTATCTGCAGAACCGATTCGACACGGCAGCGGACGCGCTTCGCTGGCCGAACCTGATTTACACCGCGGTCGTCCGGGACGATTCCACGAGCGTGTACATGGCTTTCGATCACACGAACGTGGATGCCTACTCCCTGCAGCGCATTCCGGAGGAGATCCACGAGCTGTACACGGCGGGTCTCACGGGGCGGCCCGTGGCCGGGATGCCGAGGGGGAGCTATGTAGATTTCTGCCGGCAGGAGCGGAGGGACGCGGACGGGATCGGCGACACCCATGCGATCGTCGCGCGCTGGCGGGAATTCATCGGCCGATGCGGTGGGCGGCTGCCGGCGTTCCCCGTCGACCTCGGCCTGCGGCCCGGTGATGTGCTGCCTGCGCAGAAACTGGTGTGTGAGCCGCTCGTCGACGCGAACGCGGCCGCGGCGTTCGAGGCGTACTGCCGGCCCTACGGCGGCAGCCTGGTGGGGATCCTGGCCGCGACGAGTCTGATCGTCCACGAGCTCGGCGGCGAACCCGTCTACCGCACGGTCGTGCCGTTCCATACCCGGCTGAAGTCGGCGTGGTCGGATTCGGTGGGCTGGTACGTCGGTGGCGCGCCCATCGAGGTGCCCGCGGCGCGGGACTTCCGCGGGGCGCTGGAGACGGTTCGCGCCGAGTTGCGGGCCAACCGGTCGCTGGCGCGCATTCCGCTGGCCCGGGTACTGCCGCTGCTGGGCGCGGATTTCCGCCCGACCTCGCCCGACTTGTACTCGATCGTGTCGTACGTGGATGCCCGCCTGCTCCCCGGATCGTCCCGCTGGACCGAGAGCAAGGCGTACGGGCTGATCAGGGTTTCGTACGGCGACCAGGTGTGCGTATGGGTCAACCGGCTGCACGAAGGGCTGTGGTTCGCCTGCCGCTACCCGGACACCGACATCGCTTACAAGAACGTGCGCCGGTACGTCGAGAGGCTGCGGGACGTGATCGCGTCCGTGCCCACACATGACGCCTCTCCGCCGCCCAGCCGGCGCCCCGTTGACACAACGCCACTGTCTTTGAGCGGTGTTGGTGCGGCGCCAGGACGCACGTGA